The Opitutaceae bacterium genome has a window encoding:
- a CDS encoding sialidase family protein, whose amino-acid sequence MEASGLIVEQEGSVSIPGIESSLAFQFNNGTIVVGTKGNCSWSTDLGQTWQIGPEGPSEKVAIDLGDGEVIALERNTRRREDDLFSGGLRRSLDNGVTFQKETPVIDVPEAAPTVLGGGAIIDGFLFHHGILKLNDGRLIASMYGNYRGDTMLCDGYPPELGQLKYRTIVVFSADHGRTWGNPVLVAYDRMLVRGVPSGHPRAELGYETEDTLPLRVGPAITQEGFREADLIEAPNGDLLCVMRSGGRNPGAGTLFPTPLYCARSGDLGQTWSPPAQIADRGVGPDLLLLENGVTVCTYNRPGSWLIFSVDNGATWEGPFQFGPSDAYGYLAHAGPGRFVVFNEVKEDGHTVVKGTFFTARRT is encoded by the coding sequence ATGGAAGCCAGTGGCCTGATCGTTGAACAGGAGGGTTCTGTCAGCATTCCGGGAATCGAGAGTTCGCTGGCTTTCCAGTTCAACAATGGAACCATCGTGGTGGGAACGAAGGGCAATTGCAGTTGGTCAACGGACCTGGGGCAAACCTGGCAGATCGGTCCGGAAGGCCCGAGCGAGAAGGTCGCGATCGACCTGGGTGACGGCGAAGTCATCGCACTGGAGAGGAATACAAGACGGCGCGAGGATGATCTCTTCTCGGGCGGCTTGCGACGTTCTCTGGACAATGGGGTGACTTTCCAGAAGGAGACCCCGGTGATCGATGTCCCGGAGGCCGCTCCCACCGTTCTGGGCGGCGGCGCAATCATCGACGGCTTCCTCTTTCATCACGGGATCCTCAAGCTCAATGACGGCCGCCTGATCGCATCGATGTATGGCAACTACCGGGGCGACACCATGCTCTGTGACGGCTATCCGCCCGAACTCGGCCAACTCAAGTACCGGACCATCGTTGTCTTTTCGGCCGACCATGGTCGCACCTGGGGGAATCCGGTCCTGGTGGCCTATGACCGCATGCTCGTCCGGGGTGTACCTTCAGGGCATCCCCGTGCCGAGCTCGGCTACGAGACTGAGGACACGCTTCCATTGCGGGTCGGTCCCGCCATCACCCAGGAAGGATTCAGGGAGGCAGATCTGATTGAGGCACCCAACGGCGACCTTCTTTGTGTGATGCGGTCGGGCGGACGAAATCCGGGGGCAGGAACACTCTTCCCCACCCCGCTCTATTGCGCACGCTCCGGGGATCTTGGGCAGACCTGGTCGCCTCCGGCTCAAATCGCCGATCGGGGTGTCGGCCCCGATCTTCTCCTGCTCGAAAACGGGGTCACTGTCTGCACTTACAACCGGCCTGGAAGCTGGCTGATCTTTTCCGTCGACAACGGAGCCACCTGGGAGGGACCCTTCCAGTTCGGTCCGTCCGACGCCTACGGATATCTCGCTCACGCGGGTCCCGGGCGATTTGTCGTCTTCAACGAGGTCAAGGAAGACGGTCACACGGTGGTCAAGGGTACCTTCTTCACGGCCCGCCGGACCTGA
- a CDS encoding VCBS repeat-containing protein, producing MTGDRPLLILLSLACCLLNPAGAQESESWKESGFEAFADGTFSDGGANTYVSASGRLQLVNRWDVNGDGFIDLLCPNSHPLLEMLDMSIYWGNGRDFSIRRHSYVPADGPMWVAPGDLDLDGSIDLVVANYSNGTWTSMDSAIYWGGERDPSAMDVADWVSPPFRGKSMLPTKNAQGVIQADLNRDGYPEIVFAMSAGFWEYRGTGPVPGSRIYWNRQGRFARDDFTPFDTQGATDVAAADINGDGWPDLAFSNGLGIESYIYFGGADGFSEQRRVGLLTAGAQATCLADIDGDGDVDVLFANESGPVSTAYLNVSGDFSPDHRVDFQTHYAKDVVVADFNRDGAADVFFTNHLFAEEGKERFGTRMTTSFLYFGGADGFDPVRRQELQTIGAWGASAADLNEDGWVDLLVCNFQEHYSFEVPSFIYWNGPDGFQTNLRTPLYEHGAQGNAIADFDGDGHPDVLITSMMGRSRGDYDPSYLYFGNARGEYSTTDRILLPGREPYEQAMADIDDDGRVDIVLLNQGEVTRYENEAFIYWNQENQFDPWRVSGLPAHAGVGVEIADLDRDGYLDVIIANNKPYASSRDEDGRETPSLGSFIYWGAPGGFVVTDRLELPIWQCRSPSIADLNGDGHLDLVFAGEGASIFWGDGSRRYGNERRQFLEGTLGTANHQTEVADLNRDGFLDIIFAGSKVLIYHGDAGSVYSQDDHVELAIDSKTMTVADVDQDGWLDLVCPLYKQGGSRSLDSSVLLGGPTGFDLNRRITLPTDGATGSLVSDFNSDGYQDIFFFCHRTDGDANTPGQYADHQTDSRLYWGSAEGFSAGKYLRIPTVGVHYDMGMDIGRINDRRFQWEYTSSAYEAGDAVWKRLLWEAETPGQTRIRFQVRSAPTAEALAAAEWRGPDGPDSFYDRTGAELPAPDAGRWIQYRVILDTANGAASPVLTSVEVEFR from the coding sequence ATGACCGGCGACCGCCCACTCCTGATCCTCCTTTCCCTGGCCTGTTGTCTTCTGAATCCGGCAGGGGCGCAGGAATCCGAATCCTGGAAAGAGTCCGGATTCGAAGCCTTTGCGGACGGGACCTTCTCTGACGGCGGTGCCAACACTTACGTTTCGGCCTCCGGTCGTCTGCAGCTCGTCAACCGTTGGGATGTGAATGGGGACGGTTTCATCGATCTGCTTTGCCCGAACTCGCATCCCCTTCTCGAGATGCTCGACATGTCGATCTACTGGGGGAACGGCAGGGATTTCAGCATTCGCCGGCACAGCTATGTCCCGGCTGACGGGCCGATGTGGGTGGCCCCCGGCGACCTCGATCTCGACGGCTCGATTGATCTGGTGGTCGCCAACTATTCCAATGGCACCTGGACCAGCATGGATTCGGCCATTTACTGGGGTGGTGAAAGGGATCCTTCTGCGATGGATGTTGCCGACTGGGTGAGCCCGCCGTTCCGCGGCAAATCCATGCTCCCGACAAAGAACGCCCAGGGGGTGATTCAGGCGGACCTGAACCGCGATGGGTACCCGGAGATCGTTTTTGCCATGTCCGCCGGTTTCTGGGAATATCGGGGCACGGGTCCGGTCCCGGGATCGCGCATCTACTGGAACCGCCAGGGACGGTTTGCGCGCGACGACTTTACGCCGTTCGACACGCAAGGTGCGACCGACGTCGCGGCTGCGGACATCAACGGTGACGGCTGGCCGGATCTGGCGTTTTCCAACGGTCTGGGGATAGAGTCCTACATCTACTTCGGTGGCGCTGACGGTTTCTCGGAGCAGCGACGGGTCGGTCTGTTAACCGCGGGCGCCCAGGCCACCTGCCTGGCGGATATTGATGGCGATGGTGACGTTGATGTCTTGTTCGCGAACGAATCCGGACCGGTATCGACCGCCTACCTGAACGTGTCCGGCGACTTTTCGCCCGACCACCGCGTGGATTTTCAAACCCACTATGCGAAGGATGTCGTGGTGGCGGATTTCAACCGCGATGGCGCGGCGGATGTTTTCTTCACCAACCACCTGTTTGCCGAGGAGGGAAAAGAGCGGTTCGGCACGCGTATGACGACTTCGTTCCTCTATTTCGGCGGAGCAGACGGCTTTGATCCGGTTCGCCGGCAGGAGCTCCAGACGATTGGGGCCTGGGGGGCGAGTGCCGCGGATTTGAATGAGGATGGCTGGGTCGATCTGCTGGTCTGCAATTTCCAGGAACACTACTCGTTTGAGGTCCCCTCGTTCATTTATTGGAACGGTCCTGACGGCTTTCAGACGAACCTCAGAACCCCTCTCTACGAGCATGGCGCCCAGGGCAATGCCATCGCCGATTTCGATGGCGACGGGCATCCGGATGTCCTGATCACATCGATGATGGGGCGGTCCCGGGGCGACTATGATCCCTCTTACCTCTATTTCGGAAATGCCCGGGGCGAATACTCGACGACGGACCGGATTCTCCTTCCGGGTCGCGAGCCCTATGAGCAGGCCATGGCCGACATCGACGATGATGGCCGGGTGGACATTGTCCTCCTCAACCAGGGAGAGGTCACGCGTTACGAAAACGAGGCGTTCATCTACTGGAATCAGGAAAACCAGTTTGATCCCTGGCGGGTTTCGGGGCTGCCGGCCCATGCCGGGGTGGGGGTGGAGATCGCGGACCTGGATCGGGACGGCTATCTGGACGTGATCATTGCCAACAACAAGCCTTATGCCTCCTCCCGGGATGAAGACGGCAGGGAGACACCTTCGCTCGGCTCGTTCATCTATTGGGGCGCGCCCGGAGGTTTTGTGGTGACCGACCGGTTGGAACTGCCGATCTGGCAATGCCGGTCACCGTCGATCGCGGATCTGAACGGAGATGGACACCTGGACCTGGTCTTTGCCGGAGAGGGAGCGTCCATCTTCTGGGGTGACGGCTCGCGACGCTACGGCAATGAGCGCCGCCAGTTTCTCGAGGGCACCCTCGGCACCGCCAACCATCAGACCGAAGTGGCCGACCTGAACCGGGATGGCTTTCTCGACATCATTTTCGCCGGAAGCAAGGTCCTGATCTACCATGGGGATGCGGGGTCCGTCTATTCGCAGGACGATCACGTCGAGTTGGCCATCGACTCGAAGACGATGACGGTGGCGGATGTCGATCAGGATGGATGGCTCGACTTGGTCTGCCCTCTTTACAAGCAGGGGGGAAGTCGATCGCTGGATTCGAGCGTCCTGCTCGGCGGACCGACGGGCTTCGATCTCAACCGCCGAATCACCCTGCCCACGGACGGTGCCACCGGCAGCCTGGTCAGCGATTTCAATTCCGACGGCTACCAGGACATCTTCTTCTTCTGTCACCGGACGGATGGAGACGCGAACACGCCGGGGCAGTATGCCGACCACCAGACCGATTCACGTCTGTATTGGGGAAGTGCGGAAGGCTTCAGTGCCGGGAAATACCTGCGTATTCCCACGGTGGGCGTCCATTACGACATGGGCATGGACATCGGCCGGATCAACGATCGGCGTTTCCAGTGGGAATACACATCGTCCGCTTATGAGGCCGGAGATGCGGTCTGGAAGCGCCTGCTCTGGGAGGCGGAAACACCCGGGCAAACCCGGATCCGTTTCCAGGTTCGATCGGCACCGACCGCGGAGGCGTTGGCCGCGGCGGAGTGGCGTGGACCGGACGGTCCGGACAGTTTCTACGACAGGACCGGGGCTGAACTGCCGGCCCCGGATGCCGGGCGCTGGATCCAGTATAGGGTAATTCTGGATACGGCAAACGGTGCCGCCTCGCCGGTGCTGACCTCGGTAGAGGTCGAATTTCGCTAG
- a CDS encoding right-handed parallel beta-helix repeat-containing protein: MKRTWLPLLALVFAASPAPASTTEIVPNDGSSIQRALDAHPGQPVHLPPGLYLIDAPLVISSADSGLIGQGTVIQTNDDADILQIRDATRVQIEGITLKRSQPKLGKDQRAIRAQRADHLVLRNISVLGNRAAQAAVEIRESDYVTVESCSVVDFKTVAVDNRMTNDLYRYAFNAINGHGIWIVGCRGARIIRNRVIETELLPTREVMEKYELGQVVERADELGELASYGVSADGFVFIWHQGGGILVNDATRTAFTLLDGNYIENAAQGMDLHGDFMIVTNNHVTNCYMGMKAFHGARGVIISNNVFHKPGKYGILLRPGSESWEAGSTGRHGEVRDENVERGIIIAHNLITDQGYDQESWRLWNADPSETSPVGIKIGTGPLESNPRLIDLIIEGNMIYDRGRDLVLENDHAVRPPPRYKWAIWFDDAWRAENVRMANNIFHPGEEGVSNLPVTP; encoded by the coding sequence ATGAAACGTACCTGGCTTCCCTTGCTCGCCCTGGTCTTCGCAGCCTCGCCTGCCCCAGCCTCGACCACCGAGATCGTCCCCAACGACGGTTCCTCGATCCAGAGAGCCCTCGACGCCCATCCGGGCCAGCCGGTCCATCTGCCGCCGGGGCTCTACTTGATCGACGCGCCTCTGGTCATTTCCAGTGCCGATTCCGGACTCATCGGCCAGGGCACGGTCATCCAGACCAACGACGATGCGGATATCCTGCAGATCCGGGATGCCACCCGCGTCCAAATCGAGGGGATCACCCTGAAACGGTCGCAGCCGAAACTGGGCAAAGACCAGAGAGCGATCCGGGCCCAACGGGCCGACCACCTCGTGCTCCGAAACATCTCGGTTCTCGGAAACCGGGCTGCACAGGCCGCGGTGGAGATACGTGAATCCGACTACGTCACGGTGGAGTCCTGCTCGGTCGTCGATTTCAAGACGGTCGCGGTGGACAACCGGATGACGAACGACCTCTATCGCTACGCCTTCAATGCCATCAACGGTCACGGCATCTGGATCGTCGGGTGCCGCGGAGCCCGGATCATCCGAAACCGCGTCATCGAGACCGAACTGCTGCCGACCCGGGAGGTGATGGAAAAGTATGAACTCGGGCAGGTCGTCGAACGGGCCGATGAACTCGGGGAACTCGCCTCCTATGGGGTTTCGGCCGACGGCTTTGTCTTCATCTGGCACCAGGGCGGGGGCATCCTTGTCAATGACGCCACCCGGACCGCCTTTACCCTGCTCGATGGAAACTACATCGAGAACGCCGCCCAAGGCATGGACCTCCACGGCGATTTCATGATCGTCACCAACAACCATGTCACCAACTGCTACATGGGGATGAAAGCGTTCCACGGTGCCCGCGGGGTCATCATTTCCAACAACGTCTTCCACAAGCCGGGAAAGTACGGAATCCTGCTGCGTCCCGGAAGCGAATCCTGGGAAGCCGGTTCAACCGGAAGGCACGGAGAGGTCCGCGACGAGAACGTGGAGCGCGGCATCATCATCGCCCATAACCTCATCACCGATCAGGGCTACGACCAGGAGAGCTGGCGGCTCTGGAATGCGGATCCTTCCGAGACCTCTCCCGTCGGGATCAAGATCGGAACCGGCCCGCTCGAATCCAACCCCCGCCTGATCGACCTGATCATTGAGGGCAACATGATCTACGACCGAGGCCGCGACCTTGTTCTGGAAAACGACCATGCCGTCCGCCCCCCGCCCCGCTACAAATGGGCGATCTGGTTCGATGATGCGTGGCGTGCCGAAAACGTCCGGATGGCCAACAATATCTTCCATCCCGGTGAGGAGGGCGTCTCGAATCTGCCGGTCACCCCGTGA
- a CDS encoding four-carbon acid sugar kinase family protein, translating to MAHLPLPAPAGRAAGDDFDAVCRLIREESRKIVVLDDDPTGTQTIHGLEVLTEWSVPALERGLKDVRPGFFILTNSRALSEPAAVALNAGIADNLRKAAVTSGVDFSIISRSDSTLRGHFAAEINVLAERSIEPVDGIVVIPAFFEGGRYTIENVHYVAQGDVLIPAAETEFARDVTFGFRHSDLTRWIEEKTRGVVKAGQVRSISLETLRTAGAEGVRARLALVHGTGLIIVNAENYRDMEAFVHGLLLAERDGKRFLFRTAASFVRIRAGITEQPLLAAGEIRDGSGNGGLVVVGSYVKKTSEQLEQALSLPRVEPIELVVDRLIDRRQGDLEIARVAAAAGEAIGRGVTALVFTSRSEKSALGRAGSLEVAQVVSNALVGVLRSVRLRPSFVLAKGGITSSDLAVKGLGVRSALVLGQVAAGVPVWQIGEESLYPGLKYIIFPGNVGSRDSLRKLLTDL from the coding sequence ATGGCTCATCTTCCCTTGCCTGCTCCGGCCGGTCGTGCGGCCGGCGACGACTTCGACGCGGTCTGTCGGTTGATCCGTGAAGAATCGCGCAAGATCGTGGTCTTGGACGATGATCCCACCGGGACGCAAACCATTCATGGACTTGAAGTGCTGACGGAGTGGTCGGTTCCCGCACTCGAGCGGGGACTGAAGGATGTGCGCCCCGGATTCTTCATCCTGACGAATTCGCGCGCATTGAGCGAACCCGCAGCGGTTGCCCTCAACGCCGGGATTGCCGACAACCTTCGGAAGGCGGCCGTCACTTCTGGAGTCGACTTCTCCATCATCAGCCGAAGCGATTCGACCCTGCGTGGGCATTTCGCGGCCGAGATCAACGTCTTGGCGGAAAGATCCATCGAACCGGTCGATGGCATTGTGGTCATCCCGGCCTTCTTTGAGGGCGGCCGGTATACCATCGAAAACGTCCATTACGTTGCCCAGGGCGATGTCCTGATCCCGGCCGCCGAGACCGAGTTCGCCCGGGATGTCACCTTCGGTTTTCGCCATTCGGATCTGACCCGATGGATCGAGGAGAAGACCAGGGGTGTGGTGAAGGCCGGCCAGGTTCGGTCGATTTCCCTGGAGACACTGCGAACGGCCGGGGCGGAGGGTGTCCGGGCCCGGTTGGCTCTCGTCCATGGGACCGGGCTGATCATCGTCAACGCGGAGAATTACCGGGACATGGAGGCTTTCGTTCACGGGTTGTTGCTGGCTGAGCGCGACGGGAAGCGCTTCCTCTTCAGGACCGCGGCGAGCTTCGTCCGTATTCGTGCTGGAATCACGGAACAGCCGCTGTTGGCCGCGGGAGAGATCAGGGACGGAAGTGGAAATGGAGGATTGGTGGTCGTCGGATCCTATGTGAAGAAGACCTCGGAACAGCTGGAACAGGCGTTGTCGTTGCCCCGAGTGGAGCCGATTGAACTGGTCGTGGACCGATTGATCGATCGCCGGCAGGGCGATCTTGAGATCGCAAGGGTCGCGGCAGCAGCCGGCGAGGCCATCGGCCGTGGTGTGACCGCCCTGGTCTTTACCAGTCGGTCGGAGAAAAGTGCGCTGGGTCGGGCAGGATCACTTGAGGTGGCCCAGGTGGTCTCGAACGCATTGGTCGGTGTCCTGCGCTCGGTCCGATTGCGCCCTTCGTTTGTCTTGGCCAAGGGAGGCATCACCTCCAGTGATCTCGCGGTCAAGGGATTGGGGGTCCGCAGTGCGCTGGTTCTGGGTCAGGTCGCCGCCGGTGTTCCCGTCTGGCAGATCGGCGAGGAGAGCCTTTATCCGGGACTCAAATACATCATCTTCCCGGGAAATGTGGGCTCCCGTGATTCCCTTCGCAAGTTGCTGACGGACCTTTAG
- a CDS encoding right-handed parallel beta-helix repeat-containing protein: MKLTFDSIRRFISLPAAMMVWMACLPVNPAFGRPVGDMSRVGPRTEAVAIGNFARVYYVSASTGSDAKGDGSVERPWASVSGALAAVEDATMDSPVALLVAAGEYRGRTLVCRSFVSLYGGFSPVTWDRDIFEFETILDGQQARRVLVGANGCQVDGFVIRNGRADGPGGGFFCDNTSPLISNNQFLGNHTLSPPNVRADRIHQEGNRGGALAAWYDAAPVVRNNLFSGNWTEFGDGGAVAVYGWSRLEGRPQPLIKDNVFVGNRSGTKDFYRTRSSSGGAIVCSHESDPEIRNNVIAMNRAMGRSDAGGVYVEYYSAPRILGNWIVGNEGDDDGGGIYSMRDGEPLIEGNLIAGNWTTGGGVGGVRLSKEGRMRLIGNIIVRNQSGGGVSLVDGHALVEGNLIAENRGGAGLVYRQTFVHYQPSVIRANHVSGNESGEISIEPHAGLSPIVEGNTEEPVATDIEAPGIEFPIQGAVYDERLHQTEFVVDEALPAAGLVGRAMRVGDRWSVICSSSGNTLRVWGEITGERDDRGGGTLAVLPDYSLER, translated from the coding sequence ATGAAACTCACCTTTGATTCAATCCGCCGATTCATTTCTCTTCCGGCAGCCATGATGGTGTGGATGGCCTGCCTGCCCGTGAATCCTGCCTTCGGCCGTCCGGTGGGCGACATGTCGCGGGTTGGCCCGCGCACGGAAGCCGTGGCGATCGGGAACTTCGCCAGAGTCTACTACGTTTCCGCCTCCACCGGAAGCGACGCCAAGGGGGATGGATCTGTCGAACGACCCTGGGCTTCCGTTTCGGGGGCACTCGCGGCGGTGGAGGATGCGACCATGGATTCCCCGGTCGCCCTGCTCGTGGCCGCCGGCGAGTACCGTGGCCGGACCCTGGTCTGCCGGTCCTTTGTCAGCCTTTACGGCGGATTTTCGCCCGTTACCTGGGACCGCGACATATTCGAATTCGAAACGATCCTGGACGGTCAGCAGGCCCGTCGGGTTCTGGTCGGTGCCAACGGATGTCAGGTGGATGGATTCGTGATCCGGAACGGCCGCGCGGACGGACCGGGCGGGGGCTTTTTCTGCGACAATACCTCGCCTCTCATTTCGAACAATCAGTTTCTGGGCAATCACACCCTGTCTCCTCCGAACGTCCGTGCGGACCGGATCCATCAGGAGGGTAACCGGGGTGGCGCATTGGCGGCCTGGTATGACGCGGCTCCCGTTGTCCGGAACAACCTCTTCTCGGGAAACTGGACGGAATTCGGAGATGGCGGCGCTGTCGCCGTCTATGGATGGTCGCGGTTGGAGGGACGCCCGCAGCCGCTGATCAAGGACAATGTCTTTGTGGGGAACCGCTCCGGAACGAAGGACTTCTATCGGACCCGCAGCAGCAGCGGCGGGGCCATTGTCTGCAGTCATGAGTCGGATCCGGAGATTCGCAACAACGTCATCGCCATGAACCGGGCGATGGGACGCAGCGATGCCGGTGGCGTCTACGTGGAATACTATTCCGCTCCCCGGATCCTCGGAAACTGGATTGTCGGCAATGAAGGTGATGACGATGGAGGCGGCATCTACTCGATGCGGGACGGAGAACCTCTGATCGAGGGCAATTTGATCGCGGGCAACTGGACAACCGGTGGAGGGGTCGGTGGTGTTCGCCTGAGCAAGGAGGGTCGGATGCGCCTGATCGGCAATATCATCGTGCGGAACCAGTCGGGCGGGGGCGTCTCCCTTGTCGACGGACACGCCCTGGTGGAAGGAAACCTGATCGCGGAGAACCGGGGGGGGGCCGGCCTGGTCTACCGCCAGACATTCGTCCACTACCAGCCGTCCGTGATTCGAGCCAATCACGTATCGGGGAATGAGTCGGGTGAGATTTCAATCGAACCTCACGCCGGTCTATCACCGATCGTGGAAGGCAATACCGAAGAGCCCGTCGCGACGGATATCGAGGCTCCGGGCATTGAATTTCCGATCCAGGGTGCGGTTTATGACGAACGCCTCCACCAGACCGAGTTCGTGGTCGATGAGGCCTTACCCGCTGCGGGATTGGTCGGCCGGGCGATGCGGGTGGGTGACCGGTGGAGCGTGATCTGTTCGTCTTCCGGAAACACCCTGCGGGTCTGGGGCGAAATCACCGGTGAACGGGACGACCGCGGCGGCGGGACCCTCGCCGTCTTGCCGGATTATTCGCTGGAGCGCTGA
- a CDS encoding amidohydrolase family protein, which yields MLRKNTTIIDCQCHLFPPKTLTRLRSRTTDPRLIREGNGETLVMGAWRRRLSPSHKRLDRLVATMDAAGITRTALSPNDPGPEWFGRDAPKVARETNTFIARSVERHPDRLIGLGVLPLPAVEPSLREIDHAVDELGLKGFLLYSNLKGRLPDDPRFESIFARLESLGLPLFIHPAKPVWVDPLADLEMIAAVGNMFEDTVALLRLILSGVLDRHPGLRLVCPHLGGALPFLIGRIEHQMTVLKRGPRHLKKRPVDYLRQVTFDIVSPQPSAIRLMLDLVGPGQLVFGSDYPWVQPSLVLDTLESLRLKPAELRAILFENAQRLFD from the coding sequence GTGTTGAGGAAGAATACCACCATCATCGACTGCCAGTGCCACCTCTTCCCACCGAAGACGCTGACCCGCCTTCGCAGCCGGACAACCGACCCCCGCCTCATTCGGGAAGGCAACGGAGAGACTCTCGTGATGGGCGCCTGGAGACGGCGTCTCAGCCCGTCACACAAACGGCTCGACCGGCTGGTCGCCACGATGGATGCAGCCGGCATCACCCGGACCGCCCTGAGTCCCAACGACCCCGGACCCGAATGGTTCGGCCGCGACGCACCCAAGGTCGCCCGCGAGACGAACACCTTCATCGCCCGGTCGGTTGAGCGCCATCCCGACCGCCTCATCGGACTGGGCGTTCTCCCGCTGCCGGCCGTGGAGCCAAGCCTGCGCGAAATCGACCACGCGGTTGACGAACTCGGATTGAAGGGGTTCCTCCTTTATTCAAACCTGAAGGGCCGGTTACCCGATGATCCTCGCTTCGAGTCGATTTTCGCCCGTCTGGAAAGCCTTGGACTCCCCCTCTTCATCCACCCGGCCAAGCCGGTCTGGGTTGATCCGTTGGCCGATCTGGAAATGATCGCCGCAGTGGGCAATATGTTCGAGGACACGGTGGCCCTGCTCCGCCTCATCCTCTCCGGAGTGCTCGACCGCCATCCCGGTCTCAGGCTGGTTTGTCCTCACCTCGGCGGTGCCCTCCCCTTTCTCATTGGCCGGATCGAGCATCAGATGACGGTGCTCAAACGCGGTCCGCGCCACTTGAAGAAGCGACCCGTCGATTACCTGCGGCAGGTGACCTTTGACATCGTCTCGCCCCAGCCCTCGGCCATCCGCCTGATGCTGGATCTGGTCGGCCCCGGACAACTGGTCTTCGGAAGCGACTACCCCTGGGTCCAGCCCTCGCTCGTTCTCGACACCCTCGAGTCCCTCCGGCTCAAACCGGCCGAGCTTCGAGCCATCCTCTTCGAAAACGCCCAACGCCTCTTTGATTGA